The following are from one region of the Synechococcus sp. CBW1108 genome:
- a CDS encoding glucose-6-phosphate isomerase, giving the protein MLANFNGSSAETQWQRFCELLWYEADLGIWLDVSRMAIGQADLDSLSPRFNQAFAAMEALEAGAIANADEQRQVGHYWLRKPELAPEAAISHHIEAELERIEAFGQAILEGSLLAPNGQPFTDVLWIGIGGSGLGPLLMVRALQDAGVGLPFHFFDNVDPAGMSRTLASLDSHLSTTLVVVVSKSGGTPEPHISMEQAQARLEARGGQWAGQAVAVTMVDSKLDKLAVSGEWLRRFDMFDWVGGRTSITSAVGLLPGALIGADIRGFLAGAAQMDCVTRVPDLRRNPAALMAASWYVAGHGEGKRDMVVLPYRDRLEVFSRYLQQLVMESLGKKLDRNGNVVHQGIAVYGNKGSTDQHAYVQQLRDGIDNFFVTFIEALEEPSDIAPIGDEIPGDFLDGFLQGTRSALMEGGRQSMSITLRRFDARALGALIALFERAVGLYAELVNVNAYDQPGVEAGKKAAAEILGLQERLEALLGDGKTRSLQELQHALGTSSPEPLFWILRHLCANPRGYRASGDWSQPAAMSFGRA; this is encoded by the coding sequence ATGCTCGCCAATTTCAATGGCTCCAGCGCAGAAACCCAGTGGCAGCGGTTCTGCGAGCTGCTCTGGTACGAAGCCGACCTCGGTATCTGGCTGGACGTCAGTCGCATGGCTATCGGCCAGGCGGACCTCGACAGCCTTTCCCCCCGCTTCAACCAGGCCTTTGCAGCGATGGAGGCCCTGGAGGCCGGTGCCATAGCCAATGCTGATGAACAGCGGCAGGTGGGCCACTACTGGCTGCGCAAGCCTGAGCTGGCTCCGGAAGCGGCAATCAGCCATCACATTGAGGCTGAGCTGGAGCGGATTGAAGCCTTCGGCCAGGCCATTCTGGAGGGCAGCCTCCTGGCCCCCAACGGCCAGCCATTTACCGACGTGCTCTGGATCGGTATCGGGGGCTCGGGGCTGGGGCCCCTGCTGATGGTGAGGGCCCTGCAGGACGCAGGCGTGGGACTGCCCTTTCACTTCTTTGACAACGTCGACCCGGCGGGGATGAGCCGCACCCTGGCTTCCCTCGACAGTCACCTGAGTACCACCTTGGTAGTGGTGGTGAGCAAGTCGGGTGGCACTCCCGAGCCCCACATCAGCATGGAGCAGGCCCAGGCAAGGCTTGAGGCCCGCGGGGGTCAATGGGCGGGTCAAGCCGTGGCCGTGACCATGGTGGATAGCAAACTTGACAAACTGGCCGTCTCCGGTGAGTGGTTGCGCCGCTTCGACATGTTCGATTGGGTGGGAGGGCGCACGAGCATCACCAGTGCGGTTGGCCTGCTGCCCGGTGCCCTGATTGGGGCAGACATCCGCGGCTTCCTGGCAGGAGCAGCCCAGATGGATTGCGTCACCCGGGTCCCGGACCTGCGCCGCAATCCGGCAGCCCTGATGGCCGCCTCCTGGTATGTGGCAGGCCATGGCGAAGGCAAACGGGACATGGTGGTCCTGCCCTACCGGGACCGGCTCGAAGTGTTCAGTCGCTACCTCCAGCAACTGGTGATGGAGAGCCTGGGCAAGAAACTGGACCGCAATGGGAACGTTGTACACCAGGGCATCGCTGTCTACGGCAACAAGGGTTCCACCGACCAGCACGCCTATGTGCAACAGCTGCGCGATGGCATTGACAACTTCTTTGTGACCTTCATTGAAGCCCTCGAGGAACCCAGCGACATAGCCCCGATTGGCGATGAAATTCCAGGCGACTTCCTCGACGGTTTCCTCCAGGGCACCCGCTCCGCCCTGATGGAAGGAGGGCGCCAGAGCATGTCGATCACCCTGCGCCGCTTCGATGCAAGGGCGTTGGGCGCCCTGATCGCCCTGTTCGAGCGAGCGGTAGGCCTCTATGCCGAGCTGGTCAATGTCAATGCCTACGACCAGCCTGGGGTGGAAGCAGGCAAAAAGGCAGCCGCGGAGATTCTTGGCCTTCAGGAGCGCTTAGAAGCCCTGCTGGGTGATGGCAAAACCCGCAGCCTGCAGGAGCTACAGCACGCCCTCGGCACCAGTAGCCCAGAACCCCTGTTCTGGATCCTGCGCCATCTCTGCGCCAATCCAAGGGGTTACCGGGCAAGCGGCGATTGGTCCCAACCTGCGGCGATGAGCTTCGGCAGGGCCTGA
- a CDS encoding helicase DnaB: MRFARALHQRRFGLVALLVGLAAIPFAVTPKRQLLLLDPGLSGSISTPVGEGEAYDPLRFSAAELLELKRRFGVHGPQPRLAQLFTSGIDQLEPLRTHTLGRIADLRPLIIAECRRQRVNPMLVAAVLFDEMRHAKPGEDIPLAAHSGLFSTHGPAQLGLGELVHQGLLKENASEAEISQARTELLDPQRNVILLVGKFARLSRELNLPERTLEASSSQRDAKALATLAYLHNGKLDYPRRILRTMQDPELHALMYASRKQPPAPLI; encoded by the coding sequence GTGCGATTCGCCAGAGCCCTCCATCAGCGTCGCTTCGGCCTGGTCGCCCTTCTGGTTGGCCTGGCTGCCATCCCCTTTGCGGTCACCCCCAAACGCCAGCTGCTGCTGCTCGACCCAGGCCTTAGCGGCAGCATTAGCACCCCTGTAGGGGAGGGCGAAGCCTACGATCCACTGCGGTTTTCAGCGGCCGAGCTGCTCGAGTTGAAGCGTCGCTTTGGCGTGCATGGCCCCCAGCCCCGCCTGGCCCAGCTCTTCACCAGCGGCATTGACCAACTGGAGCCCTTGCGCACCCACACCCTCGGGCGGATTGCCGATCTGCGGCCGCTGATCATCGCCGAGTGCCGCCGCCAGCGGGTCAATCCGATGTTGGTTGCTGCCGTGCTGTTCGACGAAATGCGCCATGCCAAGCCCGGCGAGGACATTCCGCTGGCGGCCCATTCCGGCCTTTTCAGCACCCACGGCCCGGCCCAGCTAGGGCTTGGCGAGCTGGTCCATCAGGGGCTGCTCAAAGAGAATGCATCCGAGGCAGAAATCAGCCAGGCCCGCACTGAGCTGCTGGATCCGCAGCGGAACGTTATTTTGCTAGTTGGAAAATTCGCGCGACTCAGCCGCGAACTCAACCTGCCCGAGCGCACCCTTGAGGCCAGCAGCAGCCAGCGGGATGCCAAGGCCCTCGCCACCCTGGCCTACCTGCACAACGGCAAACTCGACTATCCAAGACGCATCCTGCGCACGATGCAGGACCCCGAGTTGCACGCCCTGATGTACGCCAGCCGCAAGCAACCCCCTGCCCCACTGATCTGA
- a CDS encoding N-acetylmuramoyl-L-alanine amidase: MLLGGLGWLARDMTPQTGERSGNPSLLELLEEMRQPPASPEPGRRRAPGPPPHPSWQSPLRSSCAITDPSQGKKLHQLVGQVETSPVQVRIHPTNYGERFSLDAYGNPVDPTPQLVVLHETVYGIGSAINTFTTPHPRDEDQVSYHSLIGENGAIVQVLDPAKRAFGAGNSAFNGRWVKTNAKVGGSVNNFALHISLETPLDGEDSDPSHSGYSAVQYDALAAQLASWMRRYGIPAANITTHRAVDLGGERADPRSFNWQALQQRLQNLGLLCRR; the protein is encoded by the coding sequence GTGTTACTAGGCGGCCTGGGCTGGCTGGCCCGTGACATGACTCCCCAGACCGGGGAGCGCAGCGGCAATCCCAGCCTGCTTGAACTGCTGGAGGAGATGCGCCAACCCCCCGCCTCCCCTGAGCCAGGACGCAGGAGGGCCCCAGGGCCCCCGCCCCATCCCAGCTGGCAGTCCCCCCTGCGCTCCAGCTGCGCGATCACGGATCCAAGCCAAGGTAAGAAGCTGCACCAGCTGGTGGGTCAGGTGGAGACCTCGCCGGTACAGGTGCGAATTCACCCGACCAATTACGGCGAACGGTTCAGCCTTGATGCCTACGGCAACCCGGTTGACCCCACCCCCCAGTTGGTCGTCCTGCACGAGACGGTCTACGGGATCGGATCGGCCATTAACACCTTCACTACCCCCCATCCCCGCGATGAGGACCAGGTCAGCTACCACAGCCTGATTGGTGAGAATGGTGCGATCGTGCAGGTGCTCGATCCAGCCAAGCGGGCCTTTGGTGCGGGCAATTCTGCTTTTAATGGTCGCTGGGTCAAGACCAATGCCAAGGTGGGCGGCTCGGTCAACAATTTCGCCCTGCACATCAGCCTGGAAACGCCCCTCGACGGGGAGGACAGCGACCCATCCCACAGTGGCTATTCCGCCGTCCAGTACGACGCCCTCGCCGCCCAGCTGGCCAGTTGGATGCGGCGCTATGGGATCCCCGCCGCAAACATCACCACCCACCGAGCCGTGGATCTCGGTGGCGAGCGGGCGGACCCCCGTAGTTTCAACTGGCAGGCCCTGCAGCAGCGGCTTCAGAACCTCGGCCTGCTCTGTAGGCGTTGA
- a CDS encoding M61 family metallopeptidase: protein MPELNLDLTACHQHLVRVRISHRPRQGRLVFSLPSWTPGSYLIRDYVRQLEGLEVRQVGQGGSVLPLRRLTPSSWQLELSSLQPIEISYTLLAAELTVRTCHLNGEHGFLALAAVALEIEGERWSCHRLQLNLPPSWQAFVPLAEDPGGGWLAQNFDQLVDTPIEVGPHRCHSFSVAGVPHRWVSWGPVLEGCELVESDPHWLKHLESVCLACCRLMGVDRPAAAHYLFVLHLSDAGYGGLEHDLSTVLQFGRRALARPEGRRKLLQLAAHEYLHQWNVRRLRPAELTPYRYDQAVVVPSLWFAEGITSYVDRLLPLTAGCCTEAEVIEDLGADLSRYLLSPGRRIQSLRASSEEAWVKLYRPDAFSANSQISYYLKGAVLALVLDLHLRRAGSCLPVILRELWSSHGAVGRGYREADLIAAFTRHAPDLAELLPTWLAGDGDPPLANYLADVGLGLKVTLGASQELGCRLDSGTGAPCAGGVQRDGPAARAGLTVGDEWLALDGIRLRTPEDALAMVTAGESPRARQLLFSRDGLVRTATITPDPPAPVAWSLLLDPDGTETMAQQRLRWLTLEAP, encoded by the coding sequence GTGCCAGAGCTGAATCTCGATCTCACCGCCTGCCACCAGCACCTGGTGCGGGTCCGGATCAGCCATCGGCCACGACAGGGCAGGCTCGTTTTTTCCCTGCCCAGCTGGACGCCAGGCTCTTACCTGATCCGCGACTACGTTCGCCAGCTGGAGGGGCTTGAGGTGAGGCAGGTTGGGCAGGGAGGGTCCGTCCTGCCGCTCAGGAGGCTCACGCCCAGTAGCTGGCAGCTGGAATTGTCCAGCCTCCAGCCCATCGAGATCAGCTACACGCTCCTGGCGGCAGAGTTGACGGTGCGTACCTGCCACCTCAACGGCGAGCACGGCTTCCTGGCGCTGGCGGCCGTGGCCCTGGAGATTGAGGGGGAGCGCTGGTCCTGCCATCGGCTCCAGCTCAACCTGCCGCCGAGTTGGCAGGCCTTCGTGCCCCTGGCCGAGGATCCGGGTGGCGGCTGGCTAGCCCAGAACTTCGACCAGCTGGTGGATACGCCGATCGAGGTGGGGCCACACCGCTGCCACTCCTTCAGTGTTGCCGGTGTGCCCCACCGCTGGGTGAGCTGGGGCCCGGTGCTGGAGGGCTGCGAACTGGTTGAGAGCGATCCCCACTGGCTCAAACACCTTGAATCGGTCTGCCTGGCCTGCTGCCGCCTGATGGGCGTGGACCGCCCTGCCGCCGCCCACTACCTGTTTGTGCTCCATCTCAGCGACGCTGGCTATGGCGGCCTGGAACATGACCTGAGCACGGTGCTGCAGTTCGGTCGCCGCGCCCTAGCCCGGCCGGAGGGGCGCCGCAAGTTGTTGCAGTTGGCCGCCCACGAATACCTGCACCAGTGGAACGTGCGTCGGCTGAGGCCCGCCGAACTCACTCCCTACCGCTACGACCAGGCCGTGGTGGTTCCCAGTCTCTGGTTTGCTGAAGGCATCACCAGCTATGTCGACCGGCTGCTGCCGCTCACTGCCGGTTGCTGTACCGAAGCCGAGGTCATCGAGGATCTGGGCGCAGACCTGAGCCGCTATCTGCTGAGCCCGGGCCGCCGCATCCAGAGCCTGCGTGCCAGCAGTGAGGAGGCCTGGGTGAAGCTCTATCGACCCGATGCCTTTTCCGCCAACAGTCAGATCAGTTATTACCTAAAGGGGGCAGTACTGGCTCTGGTTCTAGATCTGCACCTGCGCCGCGCCGGCAGCTGCCTGCCCGTGATTCTGCGGGAGCTCTGGAGCAGCCACGGTGCTGTGGGGCGGGGCTACCGCGAGGCCGACCTGATCGCAGCATTTACCCGCCATGCTCCCGATCTGGCCGAACTGCTGCCCACCTGGTTGGCCGGCGATGGGGACCCACCCCTGGCCAACTACCTGGCCGATGTGGGCCTGGGCCTGAAGGTCACGCTGGGCGCGAGCCAGGAGCTCGGCTGCCGGCTGGATTCAGGCACGGGTGCGCCCTGCGCCGGGGGGGTGCAGCGGGATGGGCCGGCCGCCCGGGCTGGCCTGACTGTTGGGGATGAATGGTTGGCACTCGATGGGATCAGGCTGCGAACCCCAGAGGATGCCCTTGCGATGGTGACGGCTGGGGAATCTCCGCGGGCCCGTCAACTGCTGTTCAGTCGCGATGGACTTGTACGCACGGCCACCATCACCCCAGATCCACCCGCCCCGGTGGCTTGGAGCCTCTTGCTAGACCCTGATGGGACTGAGACCATGGCGCAGCAACGTCTTCGTTGGTTGACCCTGGAAGCGCCGTGA
- a CDS encoding DUF1257 domain-containing protein — protein sequence MSHLSILPTVLRDAEGLASSLEALKLSPQWGGTVPGFADEAQQVLLQVCLVGGERLGWMRQGDGSLALVADLQRLSRAQELQQLLGRITRRYAAEMALRQASTLCAGTQVSVST from the coding sequence TTGTCCCACCTCTCCATCCTGCCAACCGTGCTGCGCGATGCCGAGGGACTTGCTTCCAGCCTGGAGGCCCTGAAGCTCTCGCCCCAGTGGGGTGGAACGGTTCCGGGATTTGCAGATGAGGCCCAACAGGTGCTGTTGCAGGTTTGCCTGGTTGGCGGGGAGAGACTGGGCTGGATGCGCCAGGGCGATGGTTCCCTCGCCCTGGTGGCCGACCTGCAGCGGCTCAGCCGCGCCCAGGAGTTGCAGCAGCTGCTGGGCCGCATCACCCGCCGCTACGCAGCTGAAATGGCCCTGCGGCAAGCCTCCACCCTCTGCGCCGGGACTCAAGTGAGCGTGAGCACCTGA
- the purN gene encoding phosphoribosylglycinamide formyltransferase: protein MPLRLGVMASGAGSNFEALVDCFRHGSLCGEVALLVVNNRDCGAQKRAERLGIPWELHDHRLQPNREQLDQALVQAFRIASVDLVVMAGWMRVVTPILIGAFPNRLINIHPSLLPSFRGLDAVGQALAAGVTLAGCTAHLVSEEVDAGRILVQAAVPVLSGDDHASLSRRIQVQEHRILPVAVALAAQG from the coding sequence ATGCCCCTGCGGCTGGGGGTGATGGCCTCCGGCGCCGGGAGCAATTTCGAGGCATTGGTTGATTGTTTCCGTCACGGCAGCCTTTGCGGTGAGGTGGCGCTGCTGGTTGTGAATAATCGCGATTGCGGTGCCCAGAAGCGGGCCGAACGGCTGGGCATTCCGTGGGAACTCCACGACCACCGGCTCCAGCCAAACCGTGAACAACTCGATCAGGCTCTGGTGCAGGCCTTCAGGATCGCCTCGGTGGATTTGGTGGTGATGGCTGGCTGGATGCGGGTCGTCACCCCGATCCTTATTGGCGCCTTCCCCAACCGGCTGATTAACATTCACCCCTCCCTGTTGCCGAGCTTTCGCGGCCTCGATGCGGTGGGCCAGGCCCTGGCGGCGGGAGTCACCCTGGCGGGGTGCACGGCCCACCTGGTCAGCGAGGAGGTGGATGCGGGCCGCATCCTCGTGCAGGCGGCCGTGCCCGTGCTCAGTGGCGATGACCACGCCAGCCTCAGTCGACGCATCCAGGTGCAGGAGCATCGGATCCTGCCGGTGGCGGTAGCACTCGCCGCTCAGGGGTAA
- the argC gene encoding N-acetyl-gamma-glutamyl-phosphate reductase gives MASKRVAVIGASGYGGLQTLRLLHQHPGLEVSFLGGERSRGKRWSELVPFLPLAGDPVVQTPDPAAIAEQADFALLSLPNGLAAQLVPPLLERGLRVVDLSADYRYSSLAQWQEVYAAEAGQLPRADAHLCAEAVYGLPEWQAEQIRSARLVAAPGCFPTASLLGLLPFLKQGLIDTRGIVIDAKTGTSGGGRAAKEHLLLAECSEAVSPYGVVGHRHTSEIEQLATRVAGHGIQLQFTPHLMPMVRGLLATIYCRLRDPGLTAEDCATLLASAYRQAPCVEVLPVGTYPSTKWVRQTNRALLSVQLDPRTDQLIVMVAIDNLIKGQAGQGVQCLNLMAGLEATTGLPLLPFYP, from the coding sequence ATGGCCAGCAAGCGCGTAGCGGTGATCGGTGCCAGTGGCTACGGCGGTCTGCAGACCCTGCGGCTCTTGCACCAACACCCGGGGCTCGAGGTCAGTTTTTTAGGTGGCGAACGCAGCAGGGGTAAACGCTGGAGTGAACTTGTGCCGTTTCTGCCCCTGGCAGGGGACCCGGTGGTTCAAACCCCGGATCCAGCTGCCATCGCAGAACAGGCTGATTTCGCCCTGCTCAGCCTGCCGAATGGGCTGGCAGCCCAGTTGGTGCCTCCCCTGCTGGAGCGGGGGTTGCGGGTGGTGGATCTCTCTGCCGACTATCGCTACAGCTCCCTGGCCCAGTGGCAGGAGGTGTATGCAGCTGAGGCCGGCCAGCTGCCCCGGGCAGATGCCCACCTCTGCGCTGAGGCCGTCTATGGCCTGCCGGAATGGCAGGCGGAGCAGATTCGTAGCGCCCGCTTGGTTGCCGCTCCGGGCTGCTTCCCCACCGCCTCCCTGCTGGGTCTATTGCCCTTTCTCAAGCAGGGTCTGATCGACACCAGGGGCATCGTGATCGACGCCAAAACCGGTACCTCCGGTGGTGGTCGGGCCGCCAAGGAGCACTTGCTGCTGGCCGAATGCTCCGAAGCGGTTTCCCCCTATGGCGTGGTGGGCCATCGCCACACAAGCGAAATCGAGCAGCTGGCTACCCGGGTGGCGGGCCATGGGATCCAGCTCCAGTTCACCCCCCACCTGATGCCGATGGTGCGGGGACTGCTGGCCACAATCTATTGCCGCCTACGCGACCCGGGGCTGACCGCCGAGGACTGCGCCACCCTACTGGCCTCGGCCTATCGCCAGGCCCCCTGCGTTGAGGTGTTGCCTGTTGGCACCTATCCCTCCACCAAGTGGGTGCGCCAGACCAACCGGGCCCTGCTCTCGGTCCAACTCGATCCCCGCACCGACCAGCTGATCGTGATGGTCGCCATCGATAACCTGATCAAGGGCCAGGCGGGCCAGGGGGTGCAGTGTCTCAACCTGATGGCAGGCCTGGAAGCCACCACCGGGCTCCCGCTGCTGCCCTTTTACCCCTGA
- the ribBA gene encoding bifunctional 3,4-dihydroxy-2-butanone-4-phosphate synthase/GTP cyclohydrolase II encodes MRFDSIADALAAIRNGDSVVVVDDENRENEGDLICAAQFATPEQINFMATEARGLICLAMEGERLDALDLPLMVDRNTDSNQTAFTVSVDAGPENGVSTGISADDRARTIQVAIHPHTRARDLRRPGHIFPLRAKQGGVLKRAGHTEAAIDLARLAGLYPAGVICEIQNSDGSMARLPQLAAYAQLHGLRLISIADLISYRLDTERFVRRQAEADLPSDFGSFRAIGYRNELDGSEHVAIVKGHPAQAQGPVLVRVHSECLTGDAFGSLRCDCRPQLEAALRMVEAAGEGVVVYLRQEGRGIGLINKLKAYSLQDGGLDTVEANERLGFAADLRNYGVGAQILSDLGVQRLRLITNNPRKIAGLGGYGLRVEDRVPLVIDPGNYNAAYLQTKRIKLGHLLGEGPSCPIAGPTAVLAWHGVAAAALLPTAESLVEQIVQLEHWATQLGLQVKLEEHPRLLALLDQPHLTVVISGLDQANTGVAAVAAALQLMGGWPLTRQLSLLLAPDSQRSNHPSADLEPERRSLVELGSGLRVQPGAFLVWT; translated from the coding sequence ATCCGCTTCGATTCAATTGCCGATGCCCTGGCGGCGATCCGCAACGGGGATTCGGTTGTGGTGGTAGACGATGAAAATCGCGAAAACGAAGGGGATCTGATCTGCGCAGCCCAGTTCGCCACCCCCGAGCAGATCAACTTCATGGCCACCGAGGCCCGGGGCCTGATCTGCCTGGCCATGGAGGGCGAGCGGCTCGACGCCCTGGATCTGCCCTTGATGGTGGATCGCAACACCGACAGCAACCAGACGGCCTTCACGGTGAGCGTGGATGCGGGTCCGGAGAACGGCGTCAGCACGGGAATTTCCGCCGACGATCGCGCCCGCACCATCCAGGTGGCGATCCACCCCCACACCCGAGCCAGGGACCTGCGCCGCCCGGGCCATATTTTTCCCCTGCGTGCCAAGCAGGGAGGCGTGCTCAAGCGCGCCGGTCACACCGAAGCCGCCATTGATCTGGCGCGCCTGGCGGGCCTGTACCCGGCCGGGGTGATCTGTGAGATCCAGAACAGCGATGGCTCCATGGCCCGGCTGCCCCAGCTGGCGGCCTATGCCCAGCTGCACGGATTGCGGCTTATAAGTATTGCCGACCTGATCAGCTATCGGCTCGATACCGAACGCTTTGTGCGCCGCCAGGCGGAGGCGGACCTGCCCAGCGACTTCGGCAGCTTCCGGGCCATCGGCTATCGCAACGAGCTAGATGGCAGCGAACATGTGGCGATCGTCAAAGGCCATCCAGCCCAGGCCCAGGGCCCGGTGTTGGTGAGGGTCCATTCGGAGTGCCTTACCGGCGATGCCTTCGGCTCCCTGCGCTGTGACTGCCGCCCCCAACTCGAAGCCGCCCTGCGCATGGTTGAGGCGGCAGGTGAGGGCGTGGTGGTCTACCTCCGCCAAGAAGGGCGCGGCATTGGTCTGATCAACAAGCTGAAGGCCTATTCGCTTCAGGATGGCGGCCTGGACACCGTGGAGGCCAATGAGCGGTTGGGGTTCGCCGCTGACCTGCGCAACTACGGAGTTGGGGCCCAGATCCTCAGTGATCTGGGTGTGCAGCGCCTGCGCCTGATCACCAACAATCCGCGCAAGATCGCCGGCCTTGGTGGCTATGGCCTGCGTGTGGAAGATCGGGTGCCGCTGGTTATCGACCCCGGCAATTACAACGCCGCCTATCTGCAAACCAAGCGGATCAAGCTGGGACATCTGCTGGGGGAGGGTCCCTCCTGCCCCATCGCTGGGCCCACGGCCGTTTTGGCCTGGCATGGAGTAGCAGCGGCAGCGCTCCTCCCAACGGCTGAGTCTCTAGTTGAGCAAATCGTCCAACTTGAACACTGGGCGACCCAGCTGGGCCTGCAGGTGAAGCTGGAGGAGCATCCCCGGCTGCTGGCCCTGCTTGACCAGCCCCACCTCACCGTTGTGATCAGCGGTCTCGACCAGGCGAATACGGGAGTTGCTGCAGTTGCAGCAGCCCTGCAGTTGATGGGCGGTTGGCCCCTAACCCGTCAGCTCAGTTTGTTGCTGGCCCCCGATAGCCAGCGCAGCAACCACCCCAGTGCCGATCTTGAACCGGAACGGCGCTCTCTGGTCGAGTTGGGCTCCGGGCTGAGGGTTCAGCCTGGAGCCTTCCTGGTCTGGACCTGA
- a CDS encoding peptidylprolyl isomerase, giving the protein MTKALMETDAGSIELELFEVDAPKTVANFTKLAKEGFYDGLAFHRVIPGFMAQGGCPNSREGARGTAGTGGPGYQIDCEINGQKHQAGTLAMAHAGKNTGGSQFYICHGAQPHLDGVHTVFGLTGNMDVVLALKTGSRINKLTIQD; this is encoded by the coding sequence ATGACCAAAGCCCTGATGGAAACGGATGCCGGGAGCATCGAACTCGAACTTTTCGAGGTTGATGCGCCAAAAACCGTGGCCAACTTCACCAAGCTCGCCAAGGAGGGCTTCTACGACGGCCTCGCCTTCCATCGGGTAATTCCCGGTTTCATGGCCCAGGGGGGCTGTCCCAACAGCCGTGAAGGCGCCCGTGGCACCGCCGGCACCGGCGGCCCCGGCTACCAGATCGACTGTGAGATCAATGGCCAGAAGCACCAGGCGGGCACCCTGGCCATGGCCCATGCAGGCAAAAACACCGGCGGCTCCCAGTTTTATATCTGCCACGGAGCCCAGCCCCACCTCGATGGCGTCCACACCGTGTTTGGCCTCACAGGCAACATGGATGTGGTGCTGGCTCTCAAAACTGGCAGTCGCATTAACAAGCTGACGATCCAGGACTGA
- the mtnP gene encoding S-methyl-5'-thioadenosine phosphorylase, whose amino-acid sequence MTVLPMTSSSPVPRAGIDLSRARMGILGGSGLYGMDGLEDVQELRIETPYGDPSADLLLGRIGELEVVFLARHGRHHSLSPTEVPYRANLWALRSLGVRWIISLSAVGSLQGQIRPLDMLVPDQFIDRTQQRPTTLFGDGLVAHVGFGDPFCPALARLLADVGESLMPKGHQLHRGGTYLCIEGPAFSTRAESELYRSWGCAVIGMTNHTEARLAREAEIAYATLAMVTDYDCWHQDHASVTMEMVIENLGTNAALAQRIVRVAAERVAAQRPTSSAHHALRNALITPPDQVPAASRRKFDLFTAPYWGSFN is encoded by the coding sequence ATGACCGTCTTGCCGATGACCAGCTCCAGCCCAGTCCCCCGCGCCGGCATTGATCTCAGCCGGGCCCGCATGGGAATCCTGGGGGGCAGCGGGCTGTACGGCATGGACGGCCTCGAGGACGTCCAGGAGCTGCGGATCGAGACCCCCTACGGCGATCCCTCGGCTGACCTGCTGCTGGGGCGTATCGGCGAGCTGGAGGTGGTTTTCCTGGCCCGCCATGGTCGCCACCACAGCCTCAGCCCCACTGAGGTGCCCTATCGGGCCAACCTCTGGGCCCTGCGTTCCCTCGGGGTGCGCTGGATTATCTCCCTCTCGGCGGTGGGGTCACTCCAGGGGCAAATCCGCCCCCTGGACATGCTGGTGCCGGACCAATTCATTGACCGCACCCAGCAGCGGCCCACGACCCTCTTCGGGGATGGGCTGGTGGCTCACGTGGGATTCGGGGATCCCTTCTGCCCGGCCCTGGCCCGCCTACTGGCCGACGTGGGCGAGAGCCTGATGCCAAAGGGCCACCAACTGCATCGAGGTGGCACCTACCTCTGCATTGAGGGGCCCGCCTTCTCCACCCGGGCCGAATCGGAGCTCTACCGCTCCTGGGGATGCGCGGTGATCGGCATGACCAACCACACCGAGGCTCGCCTGGCCCGGGAGGCCGAAATCGCCTATGCCACATTGGCGATGGTCACCGACTACGACTGCTGGCACCAGGACCATGCCTCGGTGACGATGGAGATGGTGATCGAGAATCTCGGCACCAATGCCGCATTGGCCCAGCGGATCGTGCGGGTGGCGGCAGAGCGGGTGGCGGCCCAGCGGCCTACCAGCAGCGCCCATCACGCCCTGCGCAATGCCCTGATCACCCCGCCTGACCAGGTGCCCGCTGCCAGCCGCCGCAAGTTTGATCTGTTCACCGCGCCCTACTGGGGATCCTTCAACTGA